GAGCACCGCCACCATCGCCAGCGGCGAGAGGCCACGGCGCGGGGGCTCGTGCTGGACCGCCGGCTGCTGGTGCTGTGCGGGTGTTGGGCTCCAGGTGGCGCTCGGCGGGGTCGTGGCCTGCGCGGGTGGCGTCGGGTCCGGCTCCCACCAGCCCTCGGGCACCGCGCCCTGGGGGGTGGGCTCCGGGGTGATGACGGGGCCCCGTCGCACGGCCTGGGTCGCTTCTTCGCGACGGCGCAGCTCGACGTCCTGCGTGGGCTCGTCGTCCGGGTGCTCGGCGAAGGCCGCCCCGCTCGGCTCGGTGGGCGCGGGGCCCATCCGTCCGGACGATGTCGGGTCGCCGAAGAAGTCGTCGAAGGCGTCGTCGCCGCCGTTCTTCGGTCCGCTCATGGTGACTCCTCTGGCATCTCGTCGCCCTCAGATCAAGAGCAGCACCTCACGATGCCATAACGACCGGGGGGGTCCGCCAATCGACGGTGTTCTGCTCGCAGTATGGTCCTCCGCCTCGCCGACGGGTCAGTCCAGCAGGTCGTCGATCGGCGCTTCGAGGTACCGCGTTGCGAAGGTGTCGGTCAGGTGGGTCCCCGGGCCGAAGATCAGCGTGCCGTCCACCACCGCGGGGTAGGTGCCGTCGCGACCATCGCGAGCCACGATCGGCTTGAGGTCGAGCAGCGGCACGCGCGGCCGCGAGCTGCGGGCCGCCGCGAGCATGGCATCGCGCGATCGTCCCCAGTGCTTCCGCGTCCACCGGAATCCGGTGCCGTGCTCGACCACCTCTGACAGGACGTCCTCCTTCGGGGCCGGGGTGACGGTGACGAGACGCACGTCGGCGTCCGCCTGCTCCCGCAGCCGGGCGACGGTGCGGATGACCTCACCCGTGTGGTCCATGCCCTGGCCCGTGAGCAGGACGATCGGTCGCTCCTCCTTGTCCGCGACGATCTGCTCGAGCACCTCCTCGCGCCACCGGCGCTCGTCGGGAGGGCCCTCGGCCGGCAGCACGAAGGACACCGTCGCCTTGGAGCGCGGTTTGAGCGCCAGACCACGCTTCTTCGCCACAGCCAGGGCCGGCGTCGCGAGCTGGGCGGCCATCGAGTCGCCCACGAGGTACAACGGACGCCCGTCCACGTCCCCGTAGACATTCGTCGTGGGCTGGTAGTCCGACCCCGTCAGGTGGTCACCCGTCCGGTAGACGAAGGACTGGTCCTTGAGCGCGACGTCGAGGGCGGGGGTGACCGACGCCTTCGGGCGGGGGGAGTATGCGGCGCCGGGCGAGCTGCACGCAGCCGCGCTACCAGCCAGCAGTGACACGCCCGCGGCCAACGAGACCAGTCGACGGCATCGGGCACGGACCATCGCGTGTGCTTCTCTCGTCGCGGGGTCAGGACGGGGGCAGACTCTACGTCCCGGGGACGACCCTGTCGATCTGCATGACGACGGCCTTGGGCTCGGTGAAGAACTCCCGGCTGAAGTTGCCGCCCTCGCGCCCGACGCCGGAGTCACCGACACCGCCGAAGGGAGTGCGCAGGTCGCGGATGAAGAAGCAGTTGACCCAGACCGTGCCCGCCCTGAGGTTGGAGCTGACGCGGTGGGCGCGAGAGAGGTTCTCGGTGAAGAGCATCGCGTTGAGCCCGTACCGGGTGTCGTTGGCCAGCTGCACGGCCTCCGCCTCGGTCTCGAAGCGGTTGACGACGCACACCGGGCCGAAGATCTCCTCGCAGTACTGCCTGGAGTCCAGCGGCAGATCGACCAGGACCGTGGGGCGCACGAGCCAGCGGCCCTCCTCGTCGACACCACCGGTGAGCATCCGGCCGCCCTGCTCCTCGATGCCCTCGAGGTAGCCCGAGACCTTGTCGAAGTGCTTCTTGCTCGCGAGCGAGGAGTACTTGACGTCCGGGTCGAAGGGGTCGCCGATCGTCAGTGCCTCGGCGGCCTCGACGAAGCGCTTCATGAACTCGTCGTAGATGCCGGACTGGACGAAGAGGCGCGAGCCCGCGAGGCAGATCTGACCCGAGTTGCGGAAGATCGCCTCGACCGCCCAGTGGACGGCGTTGTCGATGTCCGCATCGTCGAAGACGATGTTGGCGCCCTTGCCGCCCAGCTCGAGCGAGACGGGAGCCAGGTGGGTCGAGGCCGAGGCCATGACCGTCTTGCCCGTCGTCGACGAGCCGGTGAAGGTCACCCGGTCGACGCGGTCGTCGGCCGTGAGGGTCGACCCGGCCGGTGCGCCGTGCCCGTTGAGGACGTTGAGCACGCCCGGGGGGAACCCGGCCTCGACGGCCAGCCGCCCCAGCAGGGTCACCGACGCGGGCGTGTCCTCGCTCGGCTTGATGATGCACGTGTTGCCCCACGCGATGGCCGGCGCGATCTTCCACGTCGCCATCATCAGCGGGAAGTTCCACGGCGAGATCGCCGCGACGACCCCGACGGGGCCGAACTCGCTGTAGGTGTGGTGGCCCGACGGCATCGGGTAGACCTCACCGGTGTGGTCACGCTGGTGGTCGGCGAAGAAGCGGAAGTTGGCCACCGACCGGCCCACGTCGTGCTTGGCCTGGGCGAAGGGCTTGCCCATGTTGGTCGAGTCGAGCGTGGCCAGGTCGTCGGCCCGCTCCTCCATGAGGTCCGCGAGCTTGTGGATCGCCGCGGCGCGCTCTGGGCCGGTCATCCGCGGCCACGGACCCTCGTCGAAGGCCTTGCGGGCACTGGCGATCGCCCGCTCGGCGTCCTCGGCGCCGCCCTCGGCGGCCTGGGCGAACACCTCCTGGGTGTAGGGGTTCCACACGTCGAAGCGCTCGCCGGAGAGGCTCTCGACCTCGACGCCATCGATGATGTGACCGAAGAACTGGGTGCTCATGGGGTGCTCTCCTGGGGGTCTGCAGCCTGCGCGGCCTTGCGCTCGGTGATCGTGACGTCACCGGCGGCGAAGTGGTCGGTGGGGATCTCGTTGACGAGGACCCGGATGGCCTCCTTGGGCGCGACGCCGGTGTCGACGAGCGCCTCGGTGATCGCCGAGATCATCGATCGGATGGTCTCGGGCGTCCGCCCCTGCGTGAGCGTGACCTGGACGATCGGCACGTCACTCGCCCCCGTGGATCCGCACGGAGCCGAGGGTGGTGAAGTGCAGCGAGATGGAGGACCCGGGGGTGGCGAAGTACGCGTCGGTCATCCCACCGGTGAGCACGATCCAGCCGGCCTCGATGGCGTGACCTCGGGTGGCGAGGTCGTTGGCAGCGAGGGCGAGCGCCTCGCCGGGGTGGCCCTGCACGGCGGCACCGGTCGCCGAGTCGACGACCTGACCGCCGACCTCGACGAGGACGGCCTCGGTCGACAGGTCCAGGGCACTCGGCGGGACGGACACGGGACCGGTGACGAAGGCGCCCGAGCTCGCGTTGTCGGCGATGACGTCACCGGCGGCGAACTTGAAGTCCTTGTAGCGGCTGTCGATGACCTCGGCACCGCCGAGGACCTGGTCGACGGCCGCCATCGCCTGCGCGGCGGTGACCCCGGGTCCCTCGAGCCGCTCGCCCATGACGAAGACGATCTCCGGCTCGATGCGCGGGTGGATCAGCTTGTCCTGCGGCACGGGGTCGCCGGCCGGCAGGATCATCGCGTCCGTGAGCCACGCGACGAAGGGGGTCTCGACCCCCATGCGCTGCTGCTTGGCCCGCGAGGTGAGCCCCAGCTTGATGCCGATGAGCTTCTCGCCGCGGTCGAGGCGACGCTGCAGGGTGAGGTCCTGGATCTCGTAGCCGGTGGCCACGTCCAGCTCGGGCCACTCGTCGGTGAACTTCACCCGGTCGCGCCGCTCGTCCTCACATGCCAGGAGCTCGGTCGCGACCGACTCCACATCCCATGCCGCCATCAGACGCTCGCCTTCTTCTTGCCGTCGCGCAGCTCGAGCGCCACGTCGATGATCATGTCTTCCTGGCCGCCGACGTAGCCGTACTCGCCGACCTTCATCAGGATCTCGTGGGCCGGGACGCCGTAGCGCTCGGCCGCGCGCTCCGCGTGCAGCAGGAAGGAGCTGTACACACCCGCGTAGCCCTGGGTGATCGAGGAGCGGTCCATGATCGGCATCCGGCGGATGAAGGGCTTGACGACGTCCTCCGCCGCGCCCAGGACGCCGTTGATGTCGACGCCCGTGCGGATGCCGAGGCGCTCGAAGGAGGTCGCCAGCACCTCGGTGGGGGAGTTGCCGGCCCCGGCGCCGAGGGCGCACAGCGAGCCGTCGATCTGCCGGGCACCGGCCCGGTAGGCCAGGACGGAGTTGGCCACGCCGAAGGACATGTTCTGGTGGCCGTGGTAGCCGACCTGGGCGTCGTTGCCGATCTCGGCGACGATCGCGGACACGCGGTCCGAGACGTCCTCGAGGATCAGGGCGCCGGCGCTGTCGACGACGTAGACGCACTGGCAGCCGGCGTCGACCATGATGCGGGCCTGCTTGGCCAGCTCCTCGGGGGAGATCATGTGGCTGAGCATGAGGAACCCGACGGTCTCCATCCCGAGCTCACGAGCCGCGCCGAAGTGCTGGATCGAGACATCGGCCTCGGTGCAGTGCGTGGCGATGCGGGCGATCTGGGCGCCCATGTTGTGCGCCTCGTGCAGCTTTTCCACAGTCCCCAGGCCCGGGAGCATGAGGACGGCGATCTTGGCCTGGTGCGCCTCGGCCACCGCGGCCTTGATGAGGGACATCTCGTCGACGGCGGAGAAGCCGTAGTTGAAGGACGAGCCGCCGAGGCCGTCGCCGTGGGTCACCTCGATGACCTGGACACCGGCGTCGTCGAGGGCGCGGACCGTGGTGCGCACCTGCTCCTCGGTGAACTGGTGGGACATGGCGTGCGAGCCGTCGCGGAGGGTGGTGTCCGTGAGACGGACGTCCACGTCGCCTGAGAACTCGGGGATCGGATGCGTCATCTCGTTGCTCATGCGGGGACCTCCTGGCCGGTCGTGGCGGCGTCCGTGGCGACCCAGCCGGAGTCGACCCCGAGCTTGTGGGCCACCATCATGTCGCCCACGCGGGCGGCGGCGGACGTGATGATGTCGAGGTTGCCGGCGTACTCCGGCAGGTAGTCGCCGCGTCCCTTGACCTCGATCGGGACGGTGACGCGAGCCATGCCGTTCCACAGGTCACGGGCGTCGTCGAACTGCGGGTCGGCCCGCAGGTGGTAGCCGGGCACGTACTCCTGCACGCGGGCGACCATCGCGTGGATGGACTCCTCGAGCTGGTCGCGCAGGGCGCCCGCCTCGGCTGCCGCCTGGGGGATCGCGCAGAAGACGGTGTTGCGCATCATCAGCGGCGGCTCGACGGGGTTGAGGATGATGATCGCCTTGCCGCTCTTGGCGCCACCGACGACCTCGAGCGCCTCGCTCGTCGTCTCGGTGAACTCGTCGATGTTGGCACGGGTACCCGGGCCGGCCGACTTGCTCGAGATCGAGGCGACGATCTCGGCGTAGGGCACGTCGACGACGGAGGAGACGGCTGCGACGATCGGCGTCGTCGCCTGGCCACCGCAGGTGATCATGTTGACGTTCATCGCGTCGAGGTTGAAGTCGAGGTTGACCGGCGGGCAGAGGTAGGGCCCGACGGCGGCCGGCGTGAGGTCGACGGCGAGGATCCCGGCCTCGGCGTACTTCGGCGCGTTGGCCTGGTGGGCCTTGGCCGAGGTGCACTCGAAGACGACGTCCGGCAGCTCGTCCTGGGCGAGGAGCCAGTCGACGCCCTCGTGGCTGGCCTCGAGGCCGAGCGTCTTGGCGCGACGCAGGCCGTCGCTGGTCGGGTCGACGCCCACCATCCAGCGGGGGTCGAGCACCTCCGACCGACGCATGAGCTTGAACATCAGGTCGGTCCCGATGTTGCCGGGGCCGACGATGGCGGCAGTTCCCTTGGTCCTGGTGGTCATGGGTGCACCTTTCACTTGTCTGCGAACACGGCGGTGACGCTGCCGAGACCACCGAAGGTCGCGGTGAAGACGTCGCCCGGCGCGACGGGGACCATCGAGGTGACGGACCCGGGGAGGATGACGTGACCGGCCTCGAGGGTCGTGCCGAGGGCACCGACCGTGTTGGCCAGCCACACGAGGCTGGTGATGGGGGAGCCGAGCACGGCGCCACCGGCACCGGTCCCGACGACCTGGGAGTTGCGGGTGAAGACGCAGCCGGTGAGGCGCAGGTCGACGTCCTCGAGGCGGGTGGGGGTGGAGCCGAGGACGAAGCCGCCCGAGCTGGCGTTGTCGGCGATGGTGTCGACGAGCGTGATCTTCCAGTCCGCGACGCGGCTGTCGACGACCTCGAGGGCGGGCAGCACGTAGTCGACCGCGTCGATGGCCTCGGTGACCGTGACCCCGGGGCCGGTGAGCGGCTTGCGCAGGACGAAGGCGATCTCCGGCTCGACGCGCGGCTGGAGGTAGGTGTCCAGCGGGATCGGCTGGTGCTCCAGGTGGGCGAAGTCGTCGGTGAGGTGACCGAAGTCCGGCTGGTCGACGCCCAGCTGCTTCTGCATCGCGAGCGAGGTCAGACCGACCTTGTGCCCGATGATGCGGCGCCCCCCTTCGGTCCAGGTGCGCACCTGCGCGAGCTGGATCGCGTAGGCGTCCTCGACGGTCAGGCCGTCGAACTGCTCGGTGAGGGGAGCGATCGGGGTACCGGTCTCGTAGGCCTGCAGCAGCAGCTGCGCGGCCTTGGCCTGGTCGGGGGTGGACTCCATGGTGGTCACGCTAGGACTGCCCTTCGTGGGTCGGGGGAGTCGTTCCCGCGGGGGGAACGTGGCTCTGAGGGTGCGGTGGGTCAGGGGACGTAGCTCTTGGCGATGCGGTTAGCGGCGGCAGTGAGAAGGGGGACGACGCGGCGGAGGTCGGCGTCGATGAGCGGCGTCGGGCCGAGGACCGAGATGGACCCGACGGCCATGCCGCGGGAGCGGATCGGGACGGCCACCGAGCTGGCCCCGACGAAGGAGCCGGAGTGCAGCACCGCGTGACCGCGGCGGCGCACGTCGGCGAGCGCCGCGTCCCACTCGGAGGCCCTGCGGATCGTGCCGCGCGCCTTGGGCGGGAAGCCCGCCTCACGCCGGTCGTGCTCCACGGTCGGGTTGAAGGCCGCGATCGCCAGGCCCGAGCTCGTGCAGTGCGCCCCCTGGCGACGACCGCTGTGACCCAGGATGCGCACCCCGTCCATCGACTCGATCCGCTCGATGTAGACGACGTCCGCACCGTCGGGGACGCCGAGGTTGACCGTGTGACCGGTCTGCTCGGCCACCGCCTGCATCACCGGCAGCGCCACGTGGCGTAGCCCGTTGCGGGCGTGGGAGAGCATCCCGAGCTCGTAGAGGTGCAGGCCCAGCCGGTAGAGACCGTTGGCGTCCTGCTCCACGAAGCCGCGACCGGCGAGCGTGCTGAGCACCCGGTGCGCGGTCGACTTGGCGACGCCGAGCCTCCGTGCGACATCGGAGACGCCGAGCGCCGAGTCCACGGCGAAGCACTCGAGCACGTCGAGAGCCGTGCCGACCGACCTCAGCCCACCGGCAGCAGCCCGCTTGGGGGTCGAGGTGCACCAGGCATCCTCGGAGGCTGCCTGCGGGAAGGGGTCGTGAGTCGCCGTGGTCATCTTCGTCCACACTTTCTCTGGGTCGGTGTGTTCACTGTCGCCTCGGACTGGGGCATGATCAAGGAGTGCGTTCCGATCAACGAAACGACCCTCCGTTGTCCGTCGTCGGCCGGATCACGGCGATCCTCACCGTCATCGAGAAGGCGCCGGGTTCGGTCGGCATCAGCGAGCTCGCTGCCGCAACGGGACTGGCGAAGGGGAGCGTCCACCGCCTCGTCGGCCAGCTCCTCGAGGAGCGACTCCTGGAGCGCTCTGCGGACGCCCGGCTGACGCTCGGGGTTCGCCTCTTCGAGCTCGGCTCGAGCGTCCCCCTTCCCCGCACGCTCGCCCAGGCGGCTCGGCCGCTGATGCTCGACCTGCACCACGCGACCGACCGGCAGGTCCACCTGGCGGTGCTCGACGGGGTCGAGGTCGTCTACGTCGAGATCGTGCACGGCGGTCTGCCACTCGCCTCGAGCGTCGGTGGCCGGTTGCCCGCCCATGCCACGGGAGTGGGCAAGGCACTGCTCGCGTACTCGCCGCAGGCGGTCGTGGCCGATCGGGTCGAGGCGGGCCTCGACCCGATGACACCGCGCACGATCTCCACACCGGCCGGGCTCACCCGGGCCCTGCAGGACATCCGCACGGTCGGCACCTCCTACGACCACGAGGAGTCCCACCTCGGGGTCTCGTGCGTCGCAGCGCCCGTCTTCGGCGCGGACAAGAAGATCCGGGCCGCTCTGTCGGTCACGGGGCACACCCCGCGGATGGACCTGCCCCTCCTGGGGGTGGCCGTGCGCACCGCAGCCTTCACGCTCTCGCGACAGCTGCGGGACGCCGGCCTGTAGCTCACCGTCGGCCTTGGTCGTCAGCTCAGGGTCATCGCTTGATGAGCGGGCTCTTCAGCCCGGAGCCGTTCTTGTCGGACTCGTCGAAGAAGTCCTCCCGGAAGATGTCCCGGGGGAACAGCCGCCGGCTCATCAGGGTCTTCAGGGCCGCGTCCACCATCGGCGGGGGACCGCACAGGTAGCCACGGCAGCCGATGAGCCGCTCGTGGTCGGCCTCGATGACCGTCGTGACCATGCCGTAGGCGTAGCCGTCCGGGTCGTCGCCGTCGGCGGCGACCTGCTCGGGTGTCTCGTCGGAGAGGCAGGGCCGGTAGGTGAACTCGTCGTACTCGTCCTCCAGGGCCCGAAAGGCCTCGACGTCGTAGAGGTGCGCCCGGGTACGCCCCCCGGCGTAGAGGGTGATCTCGCCCTCGTACTCGCCGGCCTCGAAGGCGTGCCGCACCATCGACTTCAGCGGCGCGACGCCGGTGCCACCCCCGACGAGGATCGCGTGCTTGTCGTCGCCGGTCTTGAGCACGAAGCGGCCGTACGGCCCCGACATTCGGACCTCGTCCCCCTTCGCCAGGGACTTGAAGACCCAGCCGTCCGTCCCGCGCCCACCCGGGACATTGCGGATGTGGAACTCCAGGCGGGTGGTCTCGCCGGGTGGCGAGCCGATCGACCAGGTGCGGTCGATCGGCTCGTCGGCCTCGGCGACGGGCACGGAGAACTTCATGTACTGGCCGGCGTTGAAGCCGATCTCGCGGTCGAGCTCGACGACGAGGCGCTTGGTGTCCTGCGCGATGTCCTCGAGGACGACGACGGTGCCGGTGTAGTCCTCGACCGGGAAGACCTCCATGTCCTCGTCGACATCGAGGTCCGCCTCGATCGTCACGTCCTCCCGCGGCTTGGCGCAGCAGGTGAGCAGCTTCCCTTCGTCCCGCTCGAAGTCCATGAGGGCGAAGGTGCTCGCCTCACCGAGGTCCACCTCACCGTCGAGCTTGTCCACCTTGCAGGTGGCGCAGGTGCCGTGGGTGCAGCTGTGCGGCAGCCACACCCCCGCCCGGAGGCAGGCATCGAGGATCGTCTGGTCCTCGTCGCACTGGACCTCGCGGCCCACGGGTTCGACGGTGATCGTGTACTTGGTCATGGTTTCTCTCCTGGAGCGGGACGAAGGGGGAAGCTCAGGCGGCCACGCGGGTGCCGATGACGTCCTTGTGCCGGACGCCGAGATCGGCGAGGGACTGTCCGTCCTGCGGCTCGAAGGGCTTGCCGTGCAGGGTCCACGTCCGGCCGGCGGCCGGGTCGTAGTCCGGGTCCTCCTCGGCGAAGGGCACGAACAGCTGGTCCTTGAACTCCGCCCAGGTCATCTCACGCGGCGCGCGGAACATGACCGGTGCGGCGAACCACAGCGTGTCCTGGAACCACACGGACACCAGCTGGTCGTCGCCGTAGTTCTCCGCGGCGGACCGCGACGGGAAGTTGTA
The genomic region above belongs to Janibacter limosus and contains:
- a CDS encoding SGNH hydrolase domain-containing protein → MVRARCRRLVSLAAGVSLLAGSAAACSSPGAAYSPRPKASVTPALDVALKDQSFVYRTGDHLTGSDYQPTTNVYGDVDGRPLYLVGDSMAAQLATPALAVAKKRGLALKPRSKATVSFVLPAEGPPDERRWREEVLEQIVADKEERPIVLLTGQGMDHTGEVIRTVARLREQADADVRLVTVTPAPKEDVLSEVVEHGTGFRWTRKHWGRSRDAMLAAARSSRPRVPLLDLKPIVARDGRDGTYPAVVDGTLIFGPGTHLTDTFATRYLEAPIDDLLD
- a CDS encoding aldehyde dehydrogenase produces the protein MSTQFFGHIIDGVEVESLSGERFDVWNPYTQEVFAQAAEGGAEDAERAIASARKAFDEGPWPRMTGPERAAAIHKLADLMEERADDLATLDSTNMGKPFAQAKHDVGRSVANFRFFADHQRDHTGEVYPMPSGHHTYSEFGPVGVVAAISPWNFPLMMATWKIAPAIAWGNTCIIKPSEDTPASVTLLGRLAVEAGFPPGVLNVLNGHGAPAGSTLTADDRVDRVTFTGSSTTGKTVMASASTHLAPVSLELGGKGANIVFDDADIDNAVHWAVEAIFRNSGQICLAGSRLFVQSGIYDEFMKRFVEAAEALTIGDPFDPDVKYSSLASKKHFDKVSGYLEGIEEQGGRMLTGGVDEEGRWLVRPTVLVDLPLDSRQYCEEIFGPVCVVNRFETEAEAVQLANDTRYGLNAMLFTENLSRAHRVSSNLRAGTVWVNCFFIRDLRTPFGGVGDSGVGREGGNFSREFFTEPKAVVMQIDRVVPGT
- a CDS encoding tautomerase family protein, with amino-acid sequence MPIVQVTLTQGRTPETIRSMISAITEALVDTGVAPKEAIRVLVNEIPTDHFAAGDVTITERKAAQAADPQESTP
- a CDS encoding 2-keto-4-pentenoate hydratase; its protein translation is MAAWDVESVATELLACEDERRDRVKFTDEWPELDVATGYEIQDLTLQRRLDRGEKLIGIKLGLTSRAKQQRMGVETPFVAWLTDAMILPAGDPVPQDKLIHPRIEPEIVFVMGERLEGPGVTAAQAMAAVDQVLGGAEVIDSRYKDFKFAAGDVIADNASSGAFVTGPVSVPPSALDLSTEAVLVEVGGQVVDSATGAAVQGHPGEALALAANDLATRGHAIEAGWIVLTGGMTDAYFATPGSSISLHFTTLGSVRIHGGE
- the dmpG gene encoding 4-hydroxy-2-oxovalerate aldolase, translated to MSNEMTHPIPEFSGDVDVRLTDTTLRDGSHAMSHQFTEEQVRTTVRALDDAGVQVIEVTHGDGLGGSSFNYGFSAVDEMSLIKAAVAEAHQAKIAVLMLPGLGTVEKLHEAHNMGAQIARIATHCTEADVSIQHFGAARELGMETVGFLMLSHMISPEELAKQARIMVDAGCQCVYVVDSAGALILEDVSDRVSAIVAEIGNDAQVGYHGHQNMSFGVANSVLAYRAGARQIDGSLCALGAGAGNSPTEVLATSFERLGIRTGVDINGVLGAAEDVVKPFIRRMPIMDRSSITQGYAGVYSSFLLHAERAAERYGVPAHEILMKVGEYGYVGGQEDMIIDVALELRDGKKKASV
- a CDS encoding acetaldehyde dehydrogenase (acetylating) yields the protein MTTRTKGTAAIVGPGNIGTDLMFKLMRRSEVLDPRWMVGVDPTSDGLRRAKTLGLEASHEGVDWLLAQDELPDVVFECTSAKAHQANAPKYAEAGILAVDLTPAAVGPYLCPPVNLDFNLDAMNVNMITCGGQATTPIVAAVSSVVDVPYAEIVASISSKSAGPGTRANIDEFTETTSEALEVVGGAKSGKAIIILNPVEPPLMMRNTVFCAIPQAAAEAGALRDQLEESIHAMVARVQEYVPGYHLRADPQFDDARDLWNGMARVTVPIEVKGRGDYLPEYAGNLDIITSAAARVGDMMVAHKLGVDSGWVATDAATTGQEVPA
- a CDS encoding 2-keto-4-pentenoate hydratase, with the translated sequence MESTPDQAKAAQLLLQAYETGTPIAPLTEQFDGLTVEDAYAIQLAQVRTWTEGGRRIIGHKVGLTSLAMQKQLGVDQPDFGHLTDDFAHLEHQPIPLDTYLQPRVEPEIAFVLRKPLTGPGVTVTEAIDAVDYVLPALEVVDSRVADWKITLVDTIADNASSGGFVLGSTPTRLEDVDLRLTGCVFTRNSQVVGTGAGGAVLGSPITSLVWLANTVGALGTTLEAGHVILPGSVTSMVPVAPGDVFTATFGGLGSVTAVFADK
- a CDS encoding IclR family transcriptional regulator, with the translated sequence MTTATHDPFPQAASEDAWCTSTPKRAAAGGLRSVGTALDVLECFAVDSALGVSDVARRLGVAKSTAHRVLSTLAGRGFVEQDANGLYRLGLHLYELGMLSHARNGLRHVALPVMQAVAEQTGHTVNLGVPDGADVVYIERIESMDGVRILGHSGRRQGAHCTSSGLAIAAFNPTVEHDRREAGFPPKARGTIRRASEWDAALADVRRRGHAVLHSGSFVGASSVAVPIRSRGMAVGSISVLGPTPLIDADLRRVVPLLTAAANRIAKSYVP
- a CDS encoding IclR family transcriptional regulator, with product MSVVGRITAILTVIEKAPGSVGISELAAATGLAKGSVHRLVGQLLEERLLERSADARLTLGVRLFELGSSVPLPRTLAQAARPLMLDLHHATDRQVHLAVLDGVEVVYVEIVHGGLPLASSVGGRLPAHATGVGKALLAYSPQAVVADRVEAGLDPMTPRTISTPAGLTRALQDIRTVGTSYDHEESHLGVSCVAAPVFGADKKIRAALSVTGHTPRMDLPLLGVAVRTAAFTLSRQLRDAGL
- a CDS encoding NADH:ubiquinone reductase (Na(+)-transporting) subunit F — its product is MTKYTITVEPVGREVQCDEDQTILDACLRAGVWLPHSCTHGTCATCKVDKLDGEVDLGEASTFALMDFERDEGKLLTCCAKPREDVTIEADLDVDEDMEVFPVEDYTGTVVVLEDIAQDTKRLVVELDREIGFNAGQYMKFSVPVAEADEPIDRTWSIGSPPGETTRLEFHIRNVPGGRGTDGWVFKSLAKGDEVRMSGPYGRFVLKTGDDKHAILVGGGTGVAPLKSMVRHAFEAGEYEGEITLYAGGRTRAHLYDVEAFRALEDEYDEFTYRPCLSDETPEQVAADGDDPDGYAYGMVTTVIEADHERLIGCRGYLCGPPPMVDAALKTLMSRRLFPRDIFREDFFDESDKNGSGLKSPLIKR
- a CDS encoding phenol hydroxylase subunit P4, with amino-acid sequence MAIKSLGEYNFPSRSAAENYGDDQLVSVWFQDTLWFAAPVMFRAPREMTWAEFKDQLFVPFAEEDPDYDPAAGRTWTLHGKPFEPQDGQSLADLGVRHKDVIGTRVAA